The sequence ATCGACGTGGCAATCAATGCCATGACTGGACAGCAGTTCGCACAGCATATTTCAGAGTATTGCGAACAGCCCGACGTCGCAAAGATCCATGGCTTTGCCCCTGGGGATATCGGCAGGCTTCACCACATTGCGAGCAACCCGGACAAGTCCAAGCATCTTGAAACCGCCATGGTCAAGCTCTTTGGCATGGACCTTGATTTCGTCAATCTTCGCAAAGAGACATATGCCGAGGACAGCCGTAACCCTCAGATGGAGTTTGGCACTGCAGAGGAAGATGCTCTTCGTCGTGATGCCACCATAAACGCTCTGTTCTATAATCTGCACACCGAAGAGATTGAAGATTTCACCGGCGGCATCCGCGACATGGAGGCGAAGATAATTCGAACTCCCCTAGAACCTTTTCAAACATTCATGGATGATCCCCTCAGAGTACTTCGTCTCATACGTTTCGCTGCTAGACTAGGGTTTACTATTGATGAGACGTCAGAGAAATTCATGAACGATAAGAAAATACTAGAGGCTCTCCGGAAAAAAATCAGCCGTGAAAGAGTTGGTGTCGAGTTAGAAAAGATGCTGAAAGGTACTCATTGCTCTTTCCCAAATCCCAGCTCTCTTTTCATATTCCATAACCACAGGCTGATATGAGATTACTAGGCAAAACACCCCGATCAGcactggagctgctggaccGTCTTGGCCTCTACCAAGCAATCTTTAGCGATCCGGCACAAGAAGATGTTGCTATGCCCGATATATCCCGATGGCACGTCGCCTACAGCTGTCTCGACGAATTACTAAAGAATCGAGAGCCAGGGTCAATATCTCAGCTATTGGTTGATGATAATGACAGCGATAACACGTATCTGGCGTGGAATCTTGCTGCTGTGAGCCCCTGGATTCCCGTAGAAGACCGCTCGGGGCGCAAGCAAAAGGCAAATGCCCTCCCGCCCGTTGGTATCATTGCCCGTGAAGGGTTTAAAGCTTCAAACAAGCTCACAACAGTCATGGCAGCCTGTCACAAGCATCGCACTGAGATCGTTGATCTGAAAAAGGCAGTTTGCAAGAATTCGCCGATAAAAGACCAACGAGACACATTTGGCATGGCGATTAGGAAGTGGGAAGCAGTGGGCGGAAACTGGAAGGTTCAAGTTCTAGGGGTGATAATGATCGATGCTATGGAGCAGCTTGAAGACTTCCCCGCTGAGAAAGGTAAAGGTAAGCATTGCAAAAAGCCCATCACCCGAGCGGTTGCAACAGATACGCTGACTTCTGGTCTCGTCACAGACCACAAGGAGTTCCTTCAAGGATGGGAAAAATTTCTTCAGCATCTCGTTAAGCTTGATCTCTACGATGCTCCTAACTTGAAGCGAATTATAGACGGACGCGCGCTGGCGAAGGCCTTGGGAGTCCCGCCGGGTACATGGATGGGCAAAGCGCTGGATATCTGCATGGCTTGGCAGCTTCGAAATCCAGCAGAGAAGACTCCAGATGGCGCAATACAGCAAGTGAGAGATAAAGCTGAGGAATTgggtataaaattaaaataggcATGGGAGGGGGGCTGAAAAGGGTCAAACCGCCCaactaattataaaattaaatgtGAAGATGATGCCTCTCCTAATTTCTAAGTCTAGAAGTCTACCTAGTCCAAAATACGGTCATGCAATCATAACGCAGCAAAACTGCCTACCCTCTAGTTGTACAGGAAAGATTGCGAGCTGGTataattagtaaataaaagatgaTCACTCCTCCAGTAATGCTTTGGGAAGAAGTCTAACGTCAATCTCCCCGTATGCTGAAATGATGCCACTTCACTTCTGTGCCTTTCCCAGGCTCTTCTTTCCATTTGCCTGGCTTTCTGAGCCTAGAGATGGCGCATCACTGACATCAATTCCACTGATGAACATGGCGCTGGCCCCTTCCAGTGCGGCAACGAACACACATAGAAGACTGGCAATCACAAAGTGACTGATAGTGGATCCTATTTCTAACCAAGAACCCTCATCTTTAACGACCCAGAAGAAGTAGAGAGTCAAAATATCGCTGATTGCCATGACAACCATGAACAATGCTGACGGCGCAATTCGAAGTCGCTTGTTCAAAATGCCAAGATTTGCCGAAATGAGAGCAAACGGGATCATTAGCTTGAGAATGAGGAGTGCTCCCTGAGAAAACGGATCAAACACCGGAATCAGACGAGTAACGCTCTCTAAGCTAAATGATGAGATAGACGCGACATTTCCAGtgctgaagaaggctgatTGAAGAAGCaccatgaagaagagagatacgCGTGCGTCTGACAGACGCAGTGGTCGATTTGGTACGCTTTCGCTTTTATCCGCCTTTACAGAACCGTTTCCGTTGGGTGCTTGGCTTTTACCAAAAGTCTCGATACGGTACTCCAGGCGAACCCAAATGACCAGCAAAATAGAATACGCAACGTAAAACAAGCCTTCATAGGATATCGTGAGGATTATAAATGTCGGGGCGCATGTGAAGAAAATCATTGCCAAACGATGCATAAAATTGCTGTTTGGCTGCAATCGATGGAGCGTCGGCATCAAAAACGATGAAACTTTGACTGATGTTAGACCTTTTTGACCGATAAAATGCTAGTGGAATGTTTTAAGTTTCGAGGACCTACCCAAAATGATCCATGCCATGATTTGATTCCCCAAAGGCAAGCCCTGTTTGGCTTGAAGAGATAGAGCGCTAGAGCGAGTTACCAAGGTTGCAAGAATAACGAGTCCGACCTGTAATAAGATTGAGTGTGAGCAGTGACACTGTTGAAGAATCTGAGTTTTATCTTACCTGAACACCCGTCACAGTCCTGCTGACGAGCGAATTTGAAGTGTAGTTAAGTTTAGCCTTCTGGTAAGAGAAGTCTGATAAAATCATGGGCTCAGATGCCATATAGAATATGCCGATAAGGCTCAGGATTACACCGCTGATTACACTGTTTGAACTCATCGTTAGAAGCAGTACAGATGGGGGTTTACATAAACTTGCGTGACGTACATTAGGTCCACATTCTCGACTTTCATGGCGGGTAAGAGCGTAAAAGTGCTCATAACCATACAGAATATGGCCCATGCCGCGCTAAGAAGGATATTTGAGCGAATAAAGGATGTGCCAGACATGGCGGGCCATGCTGCCCCCAGGATGAATAGCCCAGTCAATATCTCGCGGTGATCGTAACCGAGAGCCTACGATATGTTAGCAACATATCGATGTCACATGTAAAAAGGAACTTACCAAAGAAACCAGAATGGCGCAGTAAGCAAACGCATTTACGATAAATGTTACAACACCGCCAGCCGATCCAATGTGTCCAAAGAGTATTTTGCCTCCTTCATGCAGACTGAACCTTTGCGCATAAACTTCTTCCCAGAAGACAACAGGGAAGAATGCATACGCATAGTACGTAAGGGGGGATTTCGAAGCAATGAAGGACGCATATAGTGCCGCCAAGACTGAGAAAAAGCCGAGAACACTCGAGGTATTGCGCTGGGGTACAGTCGACGTCGGAATCACATATAAATCGATGACCGTTGTGATGGCGTATGCTATCCAGCCAAGATATCCAACCGTGATCAAGGCACGCAAAAACAGCCAATCGTATGTTTGGAGGTAGCGCAACCCTTCAAGCGTAATATTTATGAGGGCGTCAGATTCCTCAATGGCCTCCTCATATTTCCCCTGAGATATTAGCTGATCAATGTGAGCTACTCGCTGTGACGGAGCCAGCTCTGCGCCGCTGAAAGCACCAAATGGCTTATATCTCATTTCATTCGCTTGCTTCTTTTGCTCCTTCACCTTGTACATCTCCAATATTTCACGGGCATTGAGCAGCAATGCTTCTGCCTTTTGCCGGTTGTTTGCGGATAGATACG comes from Trichoderma asperellum chromosome 3, complete sequence and encodes:
- the MCD4 gene encoding Glycosyl phosphatidyl inositol anchor synthesis (TransMembrane:16 (i7-30o460-487i499-517o523-539i551-581o587-604i611-632o638-658i679-699o719-737i744-761o767-783i822-844o864-884i896-915o921-944i)~BUSCO:EOG092D0DUF), yielding MAAMGRLGFLATAVIFHLVYIYSIFDIYFVSPIVSGMQLVPVDRPANTKSPANRLVLFVGDGLRADKAFQAFPEPYPESEEDLVPRHLAPFLRSRALQHGTFGVSHTRVPTESRPGHVALIAGLYEDVSAVATGWKLNPVNFDSVFNRSQHTWSWGSPDILPMFERGAVPGRVDAHTYDAEFEDFSKDATHLDFWVFDHVKELFTKAATNKTLDRALRQEKVVFFLHLLGLDTTGHSYRPYSKEYLHNLQIVDKGVQEVTDLIQRFYADDRTAFVFTADHGMSDWGSHGDGHPDNTRTPLICWGSGVASPNLYPGTIAPGHDDYSADWGLDHVQRHDVAQADVAALMSHLIGTEFPVNSVGKLPLSYLSANNRQKAEALLLNAREILEMYKVKEQKKQANEMRYKPFGAFSGAELAPSQRVAHIDQLISQGKYEEAIEESDALINITLEGLRYLQTYDWLFLRALITVGYLGWIAYAITTVIDLYVIPTSTVPQRNTSSVLGFFSVLAALYASFIASKSPLTYYAYAFFPVVFWEEVYAQRFSLHEGGKILFGHIGSAGGVVTFIVNAFAYCAILVSLALGYDHREILTGLFILGAAWPAMSGTSFIRSNILLSAAWAIFCMVMSTFTLLPAMKVENVDLIVISGVILSLIGIFYMASEPMILSDFSYQKAKLNYTSNSLVSRTVTGVQVGLVILATLVTRSSALSLQAKQGLPLGNQIMAWIILVSSFLMPTLHRLQPNSNFMHRLAMIFFTCAPTFIILTISYEGLFYVAYSILLVIWVRLEYRIETFGKSQAPNGNGSVKADKSESVPNRPLRLSDARVSLFFMVLLQSAFFSTGNVASISSFSLESVTRLIPVFDPFSQGALLILKLMIPFALISANLGILNKRLRIAPSALFMVVMAISDILTLYFFWVVKDEGSWLEIGSTISHFVIASLLCVFVAALEGASAMFISGIDVSDAPSLGSESQANGKKSLGKAQK